A genomic window from Salvelinus namaycush isolate Seneca chromosome 5, SaNama_1.0, whole genome shotgun sequence includes:
- the timm8a gene encoding mitochondrial import inner membrane translocase subunit Tim8 A yields the protein MNMENQGATADPQLQQFIEIESQKQRFQQLVHQMTEVCWEKCMDKPGPKLDSRTEICFVNCVERFIDTSQFILNRLEQTQRSKGSFSESMSE from the exons ATGAACATGGAAAACCAAGGAGCCACAGCAGACCCTCAGCTTCAGCAATTCATCGAAATCGAGTCCCAAAAACAAAGGTTTCAGCAGTTGGTCCATCAGATGACTGAAGTGTGTTGG GAGAAATGCATGGACAAACCTGGGCCCAAGCTGGACTCCCGGACAGAGATCTGCTTTGTGAACTGTGTAGAGCGCTTCATTGACACAAGCCAATTCATCCTGAACAGACTCGAACAAACACAGAGGAGTAAGGGCTCCTTCTCAGAATCCATGTCTGAATAG